From a region of the Paraburkholderia hospita genome:
- the smc gene encoding chromosome segregation protein SMC gives MRLTSIKLAGFKSFVDPTHFQVPGQLVGVVGPNGCGKSNIIDAVRWVLGESRASELRGESMQDVIFNGSTARKPGSRASVELVFDNADGRAAGQWGQYAEIAVKRVLTRDGTSSYYINNLPARRRDIQDIFLGTGLGPRAYAIIGQGMISRIIEAKPEELRVFLEEAAGVSKYKERRRETENRLHDTRENLTRVEDIVRELTANLEKLEAQAVVATKYKQLQAEGEEKQRLLWLLRKNEAGTEQDKQKRAIEQAQIDLEAHTAKLREVEAQLETLRVAHYSASDAMQGAQGALYEANAEVSRLEAEIKFIVESRNRVQAQIAALTAQREQWLAQAQKAQDDLEDAEIQLGEGEEKAVIAEETAAAKHDAMPALEARWRDAQSQLNEERAGIAQTEQALKLEAAHQRNADQQLQQLQQRQERLKTEAGGLDAPDEAQLEELRMQLAEHEEILSEAQARLADAQDTLPRLDGERRAAQERVQAESAQIHQLEARLAALRQLQENVQTEGKVQPWLDKHELGALPRLWKKLHVEAGWETALESVLRERLAAVEVSNLDWVKHFVSDAPPAKLAFYAPPAAGQPVAAPPSLRPLVSLVRIDDAGIRAVLNDWLGNTFIADDLPQALSMRAQLPEGGAFVVKAGHVVTRVGVQLYAADSEQAGMLARQQEIENLTRQVRAQALLAEEAKAAAIRAEAAHTQASNALTEVRQQAERATQRVHALQMDVLKLTQAHERYTQRSTQISEELEEITAQIDEQRALRTESEANFERHDGELAELQARFEDNQLAFESLDEELGNARNQARDLDRAATDARFAARNSANRIDELKRSIQVAHEQSERVAGSLEDARAELETINEQTAHTGLHDALEIRRAKEESLHAARLELDDLTAKLRALDELRLTTERSLQPLRDRITELQLKEQAARLNAEQFIEQLTAAGVDEADLQAKLTSDMKPSYLQGEVTRINNAVTALGPVNMAALDELKAASERKTFLDAQSADLNNAIETLEDAIRKIDQETRTLLQGTFDEVNRHFGELFPRLFGGGQAKLIMTGDEILDAGVQVMAQPPGKKNSTIHLLSGGEKALTATALVFAMFQLNPAPFCLLDEVDAPLDDANTERFANLVRAMSEKTQFLFISHNKIAMEMAQQLIGVTMQEQGVSRIVAVDMETAAGFVQNIV, from the coding sequence GTGCGTCTGACCTCGATCAAACTCGCTGGCTTCAAGTCATTCGTCGATCCCACGCATTTCCAGGTTCCGGGCCAGCTCGTCGGCGTGGTCGGTCCCAACGGTTGCGGCAAGTCCAACATCATCGATGCCGTGCGCTGGGTGCTCGGCGAATCGCGCGCCTCGGAGCTGCGCGGCGAGTCGATGCAGGACGTGATCTTCAACGGCTCGACGGCGCGCAAGCCGGGTAGCCGCGCCAGCGTCGAACTCGTGTTCGACAACGCCGACGGCCGTGCCGCCGGCCAGTGGGGCCAGTATGCCGAAATCGCCGTCAAGCGCGTGCTGACGCGCGACGGCACGTCGAGCTACTACATCAACAATCTCCCCGCGCGCCGCCGCGACATCCAGGACATCTTCCTCGGCACGGGCCTCGGCCCGCGTGCGTACGCGATCATCGGGCAGGGCATGATCTCGCGGATCATCGAGGCGAAGCCCGAAGAACTGCGCGTGTTCCTCGAAGAAGCTGCGGGCGTGTCGAAGTACAAGGAACGCCGCCGCGAAACCGAGAACCGTCTGCATGACACGCGCGAGAATCTGACGCGCGTCGAGGATATCGTCCGCGAGTTGACGGCGAATCTGGAAAAGCTCGAAGCGCAGGCCGTCGTCGCGACGAAGTACAAGCAACTGCAGGCCGAAGGCGAAGAAAAGCAGCGCCTGTTGTGGCTGTTGCGCAAGAACGAGGCGGGCACCGAGCAGGACAAGCAGAAGCGCGCGATCGAACAGGCACAGATCGACCTCGAAGCGCACACGGCGAAGCTGCGCGAAGTCGAAGCGCAACTCGAAACGCTGCGTGTCGCGCACTATTCGGCCAGCGACGCGATGCAGGGCGCACAAGGCGCGCTGTACGAAGCGAACGCCGAGGTGAGCCGCCTCGAAGCCGAAATCAAGTTCATCGTCGAATCGCGCAACCGCGTACAGGCGCAGATCGCCGCGCTGACGGCGCAGCGCGAGCAGTGGCTCGCGCAGGCGCAAAAGGCCCAGGACGATCTCGAAGACGCCGAAATCCAGCTCGGAGAAGGCGAAGAAAAGGCGGTGATCGCCGAAGAGACGGCGGCCGCGAAGCACGACGCGATGCCTGCGCTCGAAGCGCGCTGGCGCGATGCGCAGTCGCAACTGAACGAGGAGCGCGCCGGTATCGCGCAGACTGAGCAGGCGCTCAAGCTCGAAGCCGCGCACCAGCGCAACGCCGACCAGCAGTTGCAGCAGTTGCAGCAGCGTCAGGAACGTCTGAAGACGGAAGCGGGCGGGCTGGACGCGCCCGACGAGGCGCAGCTTGAAGAGTTGCGCATGCAGCTTGCCGAGCACGAAGAGATTTTGAGCGAAGCGCAAGCGCGTCTCGCCGATGCGCAGGACACGCTGCCGCGTCTGGACGGCGAGCGCCGCGCCGCGCAGGAACGCGTGCAGGCGGAAAGCGCCCAGATCCATCAGCTCGAAGCACGTCTGGCCGCACTGCGCCAGTTGCAGGAAAACGTGCAGACGGAAGGCAAGGTCCAGCCGTGGCTCGACAAGCACGAGCTGGGCGCGCTGCCGCGTCTGTGGAAGAAGCTGCATGTCGAAGCCGGTTGGGAAACCGCGCTCGAATCCGTGCTGCGCGAGCGTCTTGCCGCGGTCGAAGTGTCGAATCTCGACTGGGTGAAACACTTCGTCAGCGACGCGCCACCCGCCAAGCTCGCGTTCTACGCGCCGCCCGCGGCTGGTCAGCCGGTGGCTGCGCCGCCGTCGCTGCGGCCGTTGGTGTCGCTGGTGCGCATCGACGACGCCGGCATCCGCGCGGTGCTCAACGATTGGCTCGGCAACACGTTCATCGCCGACGATCTGCCCCAGGCGCTGTCGATGCGCGCGCAACTGCCGGAAGGCGGCGCGTTTGTCGTGAAGGCCGGGCACGTGGTGACGCGCGTCGGTGTGCAACTGTACGCGGCCGATTCCGAGCAGGCGGGCATGCTCGCGCGTCAGCAGGAAATCGAAAACCTGACGCGCCAGGTGCGCGCGCAGGCGCTGCTCGCCGAAGAGGCGAAGGCGGCCGCGATTCGCGCTGAGGCTGCGCATACGCAGGCATCGAATGCGTTGACGGAAGTGCGCCAGCAGGCCGAGCGCGCGACCCAGCGCGTGCACGCGCTGCAGATGGACGTGCTCAAGCTCACCCAGGCGCACGAGCGCTACACGCAGCGCAGCACGCAGATCAGCGAGGAACTCGAAGAGATCACCGCGCAGATCGACGAGCAGCGCGCGTTGCGCACGGAGTCGGAAGCGAACTTCGAGCGCCACGACGGCGAACTCGCCGAATTGCAGGCGCGTTTCGAAGACAACCAGCTTGCGTTCGAATCGCTCGATGAAGAACTGGGCAACGCGCGCAACCAGGCGCGCGATCTCGACCGCGCCGCCACCGATGCACGCTTTGCCGCGCGCAACTCGGCGAACCGTATCGACGAGCTGAAGCGCAGCATCCAGGTCGCGCATGAGCAGAGCGAGCGCGTCGCCGGTTCGCTCGAAGACGCGCGCGCCGAACTCGAAACGATCAACGAGCAGACCGCGCACACGGGCTTGCACGACGCGCTTGAAATCCGCCGCGCGAAGGAAGAGTCGCTGCACGCCGCGCGTCTGGAACTCGACGATCTGACCGCGAAGCTGCGTGCTTTGGACGAACTGCGGCTGACCACTGAACGCTCGTTGCAACCGCTGCGCGACCGCATCACCGAATTGCAGTTGAAGGAACAGGCCGCACGCCTGAACGCCGAGCAGTTCATCGAGCAGCTGACGGCGGCGGGTGTCGACGAAGCCGACCTGCAGGCGAAGCTCACGTCGGACATGAAGCCGTCGTATCTGCAGGGCGAAGTGACGCGCATCAACAACGCGGTCACCGCGCTCGGCCCCGTCAACATGGCCGCGCTCGACGAGCTGAAGGCGGCGTCGGAACGCAAGACTTTCCTCGACGCGCAATCGGCCGACCTGAACAACGCAATCGAAACGCTCGAAGACGCGATCCGCAAGATCGACCAGGAAACGCGCACGCTGCTGCAAGGCACGTTCGACGAGGTGAACCGTCATTTCGGCGAGCTGTTCCCGCGTCTCTTTGGCGGCGGCCAGGCGAAGCTCATCATGACGGGCGACGAGATTCTCGACGCAGGCGTGCAGGTGATGGCGCAGCCGCCGGGCAAGAAGAACTCGACGATTCACCTGCTGTCGGGCGGCGAAAAGGCGCTGACGGCGACGGCCCTCGTGTTTGCGATGTTCCAGCTGAATCCGGCGCCGTTCTGCCTGCTGGACGAAGTGGACGCGCCGCTCGACGACGCGAACACTGAACGTTTCGCGAACCTCGTGCGCGCGATGTCGGAGAAGACGCAGTTCCTGTTCATTTCCCACAACAAGATCGCGATGGAAATGGCGCAGCAACTGATCGGGGTGACGATGCAGGAGCAGGGCGTCTCGCGGATCGTGGCCGTCGACATGGAAACGGCTGCGGGATTTGTCCAGAATATCGTTTAA
- the dapC gene encoding succinyldiaminopimelate transaminase: protein MNPLLDSLQSYPFEKLRLLFKDATPPAGLAHISFGIGEPKHPTPELIKKAVIDSLGGLAAYPLTLGTPALREAIAKWVTRRYNLPPVDPATQVLPVSGSREALFALAQTVIDPKKNARGEPAIVLCPNPFYQIYEGAALLAGAQPYFANSDPKRNFACDYSAIPDDVWARTQLLYVCSPGNPTGAVLTLDDWRELFELSDRHGFVIASDECYSEIYFDEARPPLGALEAAHKLGRGFERLVMLSSLSKRSNVPGMRSGFVAGDAAILKQFLLYRTYHGAALSTVFQTASIAAWSDEAHVRENRAMYVQKFSTVTPMLADVLDVKLPDAAFYLWANVARTGLSDDEFARRLYADYNVTVLPGSFLARTAHDTNPGRDFVRLALVAGVDECTEGARRIVEFCRSLKS, encoded by the coding sequence GTGAATCCGCTACTCGACTCCCTTCAGTCTTATCCCTTCGAAAAGCTGCGCCTGCTTTTCAAGGACGCCACGCCGCCCGCCGGTCTTGCGCACATCAGCTTCGGGATCGGCGAGCCGAAACATCCGACGCCCGAGCTGATCAAGAAAGCCGTGATCGATTCGCTCGGCGGTCTCGCGGCCTATCCGCTCACGCTCGGCACGCCGGCGCTGCGCGAAGCGATCGCGAAGTGGGTCACGCGGCGCTACAACCTGCCGCCCGTCGACCCCGCGACCCAGGTGCTACCCGTGTCCGGCTCGCGCGAAGCGCTGTTCGCGCTGGCGCAGACGGTGATCGACCCGAAGAAAAACGCCAGGGGCGAACCTGCGATCGTACTCTGTCCGAACCCGTTCTATCAAATCTACGAAGGCGCGGCGCTGCTGGCGGGCGCGCAGCCGTACTTCGCCAATAGCGACCCGAAACGCAACTTCGCGTGCGACTACTCGGCCATTCCCGACGACGTCTGGGCGCGCACGCAGCTGCTCTACGTCTGCTCGCCGGGCAACCCGACGGGCGCCGTGCTGACGCTCGACGACTGGCGCGAACTGTTCGAGCTGTCGGACCGTCACGGCTTCGTGATCGCGTCGGACGAATGCTACTCGGAGATCTATTTCGACGAGGCGCGTCCGCCGCTCGGCGCGCTGGAAGCGGCGCACAAGCTCGGCCGGGGTTTCGAGCGGCTCGTGATGCTGTCGAGCCTGTCCAAGCGCTCGAACGTGCCGGGCATGCGCTCGGGCTTCGTCGCGGGCGACGCGGCCATTCTCAAGCAGTTCCTGCTATACCGGACTTATCACGGCGCCGCCTTGTCGACGGTCTTTCAAACTGCGAGCATTGCTGCGTGGAGCGACGAGGCACACGTGCGCGAAAACCGCGCGATGTACGTACAGAAGTTTTCGACCGTCACGCCGATGCTCGCCGACGTGCTCGACGTCAAGCTGCCCGACGCCGCGTTCTACCTGTGGGCAAACGTCGCGCGCACGGGCCTGTCGGACGACGAGTTCGCCCGCCGCCTGTACGCCGACTATAATGTGACGGTTCTGCCCGGCTCGTTTCTCGCGCGCACCGCGCACGACACGAACCCCGGCCGCGATTTCGTCCGCCTCGCGCTGGTCGCGGGCGTCGACGAATGCACGGAGGGCGCGCGGCGCATCGTCGAGTTCTGCCGCTCGCTGAAAAGCTAG
- a CDS encoding DMT family transporter produces the protein MNLPLRNTLGNAWPTLAIMLGASVWGMVWYPLRMLHALDVTGTAASALTSGAGCLFVLLVRRSAIRTVRWHWLLPALALFAGITNLGFVWGAIHGQVMRVLLLFYLTPAWTALFAHFILHERLTWAGAGLAALSLAGAMMMLWSPQLGIPVPGSLAEWAGLAAGMSFAMSNVLILKTSRVLPGMKAEMRTAVIFGGAAIFGGCASFFESMPAPPTGAHMGMAVFLVLAIGFVLATNNMLVQYGLARVPANRASIIMLFEIVITALTAWLFAGEVPGPREWAGGACIVLASALSSWVHRVKPAEKADAGKDGNADGNGKNRPRAMV, from the coding sequence ATGAATCTCCCGCTTCGCAACACCTTGGGCAACGCCTGGCCGACGCTCGCGATCATGCTGGGCGCGTCGGTATGGGGCATGGTCTGGTATCCGCTGCGCATGCTCCACGCCCTTGACGTGACAGGTACGGCCGCGAGCGCGCTGACGAGCGGCGCGGGGTGCCTGTTCGTGCTGCTCGTACGGCGCAGCGCGATCAGGACGGTCCGCTGGCATTGGCTGCTGCCCGCGCTCGCGCTGTTCGCGGGCATCACCAATCTTGGCTTCGTGTGGGGCGCGATCCACGGCCAGGTGATGCGCGTGCTGCTGCTGTTCTATCTGACGCCCGCGTGGACTGCGCTGTTCGCGCATTTCATCCTGCACGAGCGGCTGACGTGGGCGGGCGCGGGGCTCGCGGCGCTGTCGCTGGCGGGTGCGATGATGATGCTGTGGTCGCCGCAGCTCGGCATTCCTGTGCCCGGCAGTCTCGCCGAATGGGCCGGGCTCGCGGCGGGCATGTCCTTCGCGATGAGCAACGTGCTGATCCTCAAGACGAGCCGCGTGCTGCCCGGCATGAAGGCGGAGATGCGCACGGCTGTGATCTTCGGCGGCGCGGCGATTTTCGGCGGTTGCGCATCTTTCTTCGAATCGATGCCCGCGCCGCCGACGGGCGCGCATATGGGCATGGCCGTGTTCCTCGTGCTCGCCATCGGCTTCGTGCTGGCCACCAACAACATGCTCGTGCAATACGGGCTCGCGCGCGTGCCGGCCAACCGGGCGTCTATCATCATGCTGTTCGAGATCGTCATCACGGCGCTCACGGCGTGGCTGTTCGCGGGCGAAGTGCCCGGTCCGCGCGAATGGGCGGGCGGCGCGTGCATCGTGCTGGCCTCGGCGCTGTCGAGCTGGGTGCATCGGGTGAAGCCTGCAGAGAAGGCGGACGCCGGCAAGGATGGAAACGCCGATGGCAACGGTAAGAATCGCCCACGCGCGATGGTATGA
- a CDS encoding cell division protein ZipA C-terminal FtsZ-binding domain-containing protein gives MDELTLGLIGAGAVVVGGVVVYNAWQGAKVRRRMPRPMPADAADPLVRDDQMEQSPFIEPARPTTRRESTAGDPAEAARVEPTFGGVAPLDTPADIQAENTSPNGFPEDEEAAQPGAEVHADDERNEPILPAATTISSAPPAIVDRRIDCIVPIRLSSSVTGDKVLPLAQRLRRAGSKPVHIEGKPEGGGAWELLQNGMRYEDLRAAAQLANRSGPLNELEFSEFVTGVQQFADALDASPEFPDMMETVSMARELDGFAAQCDAQLSINVLSDGAPWSANYVQAVASQDGLLLSRDGTRFVKLDAKQSPVFMLQFGDTNFLRDDLTYKGGQMITLVLDVPVADEDILPFRLMCDYAKSLAERIGGRVVDDGRRPLPESALLAIEQQLMTLYAKLEQAGIPAGSPATRRLFSQ, from the coding sequence ATGGACGAGTTGACACTCGGATTGATTGGCGCGGGCGCCGTGGTGGTCGGGGGAGTGGTGGTCTACAACGCGTGGCAGGGCGCGAAGGTGCGCCGCAGGATGCCGCGGCCGATGCCCGCCGATGCGGCGGACCCGCTCGTCCGGGACGACCAGATGGAGCAAAGCCCGTTCATCGAGCCGGCGCGCCCGACGACGCGCCGCGAATCCACTGCGGGCGACCCGGCGGAAGCCGCGCGCGTCGAGCCGACTTTCGGCGGCGTCGCGCCGCTCGACACGCCAGCGGATATCCAGGCTGAGAACACGTCGCCGAACGGTTTCCCCGAAGATGAAGAGGCCGCGCAGCCGGGTGCCGAGGTGCATGCCGACGACGAGCGGAACGAGCCGATTTTGCCCGCTGCCACGACGATTTCGTCGGCGCCGCCGGCCATCGTCGATCGGCGCATCGACTGCATCGTGCCGATCAGGCTTTCGTCATCCGTGACGGGCGACAAGGTGCTGCCGCTCGCGCAGCGTCTGCGCCGTGCGGGCAGCAAGCCGGTGCATATCGAAGGCAAGCCGGAAGGCGGCGGCGCGTGGGAACTGCTGCAAAACGGCATGCGCTACGAAGACCTGCGCGCGGCTGCGCAGCTCGCGAACCGCAGCGGCCCGCTCAACGAGCTGGAGTTCTCCGAGTTCGTCACGGGTGTCCAGCAATTCGCCGACGCGCTCGATGCATCGCCCGAGTTTCCGGACATGATGGAAACGGTGTCGATGGCCCGGGAACTCGACGGCTTTGCGGCGCAATGCGACGCGCAACTGTCGATCAACGTGCTGTCGGACGGCGCGCCGTGGTCGGCGAACTACGTGCAGGCCGTCGCGTCCCAGGACGGGCTGCTGCTGTCGCGCGACGGCACGCGCTTCGTCAAGCTCGACGCGAAGCAAAGCCCCGTGTTCATGCTGCAGTTCGGCGACACCAACTTCCTGCGCGACGATCTCACGTACAAGGGCGGCCAGATGATCACGCTGGTGCTCGACGTGCCCGTCGCGGATGAAGACATCCTGCCGTTCCGCCTGATGTGCGATTACGCGAAGTCGCTGGCGGAGCGCATCGGCGGGCGCGTGGTCGACGATGGCCGTCGGCCGCTGCCGGAAAGCGCGCTGCTCGCCATCGAGCAGCAGTTGATGACGCTTTACGCGAAGCTCGAGCAGGCGGGGATTCCGGCTGGCTCGCCGGCGACGCGGCGACTGTTCAGCCAGTAA
- a CDS encoding alpha/beta fold hydrolase — protein MSAIVVRFVHFVRCLLVLLGALALFSARGAMASEQVVSVPLAEGTSISYLLTQQDGSAPRWVLVMFPGSAGDLELSQQPDGTIRIREKNNFLIRARQLFVDAQFATAIVDAPSDQPGGYSDAFRASPRSAQDLAQVAASLRNRFPQAKLVLVGTSRGTISTAYVGRALPDVWDAVVHTSTLSSPARGQVTPLIGFDYGAIHPRQLFVQHADDGCFLCSYEALRRIAESSQYALITVHGGDVRGKPCEALSHHGFYGRDEAVVAAIKAWISGQPWQDDVG, from the coding sequence ATGTCCGCTATCGTCGTCCGTTTCGTCCATTTCGTCCGTTGCCTGCTCGTGCTTCTGGGAGCGCTCGCCCTTTTCAGCGCGCGAGGCGCAATGGCAAGCGAGCAGGTGGTCAGCGTGCCGCTCGCGGAGGGCACGTCGATCTCCTATCTACTCACGCAGCAGGACGGCAGCGCGCCGCGTTGGGTGCTCGTGATGTTCCCAGGCAGCGCGGGCGATCTCGAACTGTCGCAACAGCCCGACGGCACGATCCGCATACGCGAGAAGAACAACTTCCTGATTCGCGCACGCCAGCTATTCGTGGACGCGCAGTTCGCAACGGCAATCGTCGATGCCCCGTCCGATCAACCCGGCGGCTACTCCGACGCGTTCCGCGCGTCGCCGCGCTCCGCGCAGGATCTCGCCCAGGTCGCAGCCAGTCTGCGCAACCGCTTCCCGCAGGCGAAGCTCGTGCTGGTCGGCACCAGCCGCGGCACGATCTCGACGGCGTATGTGGGCCGTGCGTTGCCCGACGTTTGGGACGCCGTCGTGCATACCTCCACGCTCAGCAGTCCCGCGCGCGGCCAGGTCACGCCGTTGATCGGCTTCGACTATGGCGCGATCCACCCGCGCCAGCTATTCGTACAGCACGCCGACGATGGCTGCTTCCTCTGCTCGTACGAAGCGCTAAGACGCATCGCGGAGAGCAGCCAGTACGCGCTGATCACCGTGCATGGCGGCGACGTGCGTGGCAAACCCTGCGAGGCGTTGTCGCACCATGGGTTCTATGGAAGGGACGAGGCGGTGGTCGCCGCGATCAAGGCGTGGATCAGCGGCCAACCGTGGCAGGACGACGTGGGATGA
- the dapD gene encoding 2,3,4,5-tetrahydropyridine-2,6-dicarboxylate N-succinyltransferase → MSQQLQQIIDTAWDNRAELSPKAAPADVREAVAHAIEQLDKGALRVAEKKDGDWVVNQWLKKAVLLSFRLEDNAPMPAGGYSQFYDKVPSKFANYTAEDFAAGGFRVVPPAIARRGSYIAKNVVLMPSYTNIGAYVDEGTMVDTWATVGSCAQIGKNVHLSGGVGIGGVLEPLQANPVIIEDNCFIGARSEVVEGVIVEENSVISMGVYLGQSTKIYDRETGEVTYGRIPAGSVVVAGNLPSKDGSHSLYCAVIVKKVDAKTRAKVGLNELLRGD, encoded by the coding sequence ATGTCGCAACAACTTCAGCAGATCATCGATACCGCCTGGGACAACCGCGCCGAACTGTCGCCGAAGGCCGCGCCCGCCGACGTGCGCGAAGCCGTCGCGCATGCCATCGAGCAGCTCGATAAAGGCGCGCTGCGCGTCGCCGAAAAGAAGGATGGCGACTGGGTCGTCAACCAGTGGCTGAAGAAGGCCGTGCTGCTGTCGTTCCGCCTCGAAGACAACGCGCCGATGCCGGCCGGCGGTTACTCGCAGTTCTACGACAAGGTGCCGTCGAAGTTCGCCAACTACACGGCTGAAGACTTCGCCGCAGGCGGCTTCCGCGTCGTGCCGCCCGCCATCGCGCGCCGCGGCTCGTACATCGCGAAGAACGTCGTGCTGATGCCGTCGTACACGAACATCGGCGCCTACGTCGACGAAGGCACGATGGTCGACACGTGGGCCACCGTCGGCTCCTGCGCGCAGATCGGCAAGAACGTGCACCTGTCGGGCGGAGTGGGCATCGGCGGCGTGCTGGAGCCGCTGCAGGCCAACCCCGTCATCATCGAAGACAACTGCTTCATCGGCGCGCGTTCGGAAGTCGTGGAAGGCGTGATCGTCGAAGAGAACTCGGTCATTTCGATGGGCGTGTACCTCGGCCAGAGCACCAAGATCTATGACCGCGAAACGGGCGAAGTCACGTATGGCCGCATTCCGGCGGGCTCGGTGGTGGTCGCGGGCAACCTGCCGTCCAAGGACGGCTCGCACAGCCTCTATTGCGCCGTGATCGTCAAGAAGGTCGACGCGAAGACGCGCGCGAAGGTCGGCCTGAACGAACTGCTGCGAGGCGACTGA
- a CDS encoding ArsC family reductase, with protein sequence MARGAAKTTVYGIPNCDTVKKARVWLEEHGVDFEFHDFKKAGVTAPLVKGWLKDVPLDTLLNRRGTTWRGLADDVKASAESEAGAIALMIEKPSVIKRPVVVVDGRVKTLGFSADNYASLFA encoded by the coding sequence ATGGCGCGCGGCGCAGCGAAGACGACCGTCTACGGCATTCCGAATTGCGACACCGTGAAGAAGGCCCGCGTGTGGCTCGAAGAACATGGCGTCGACTTCGAGTTTCATGACTTCAAGAAGGCGGGCGTCACTGCGCCGCTCGTGAAGGGCTGGCTGAAGGACGTGCCGCTCGACACGCTGCTGAACCGCCGCGGCACGACATGGCGCGGCCTCGCCGACGACGTGAAGGCCTCGGCCGAAAGCGAAGCGGGCGCGATCGCGCTGATGATCGAGAAGCCTTCCGTCATCAAGCGGCCCGTCGTTGTGGTCGATGGGCGCGTGAAGACGCTGGGCTTTTCCGCCGACAACTACGCGTCGCTGTTCGCCTGA